The region ATCGCATGTGAAGAGGCTCAAGATCATGACGACGGAGTTAAGCAGCTTCTGCGCATTGACCATTTAGATAACAAGATTTGACAGCTAATCCTCGTTGCTCACAAGACGAATGAATGATTCATTGTTTAATAAATTGGAACACTCAGgctaaataatgacaataaatctgagtctaataaaataatacatgtactaccaacaacaaaattaaaatcttccGTTTCTTTGgcccatcttgtataatttcatttatatgtgCTTTGCAATTCTACAGAGTTTTCTgtttgatttaaatttaattttaaattctggatgtgttatataggcctacttttcttggAGCATCTTCTTTGTAATAATACCCTGTTGTAGCCTATAGGCTATATGATAAATTATTTCGTATGCCAAACATTTACTGAAAACATTGTTTCCAGTTGTGTATAATTTACTGTGTCAACCAACTGTACCTGCATAATATATAATACACAAGAAACTAGGCTGATCAGACGTCCCCGATTTTCagggacagtccccggttttgagttgtagTCCCCGGGGAGCAAATGTTCCGTTGTAATccctggaaattaattttgtcctcagaagtttgattttgtttcaatgacattttacacgtgaatatttaagtatcgtgatgaaaatgctgcgattcatgcacatttctgaacggttcccAGTATGAGACAGATaaaccagcgagcacagtataTGAGATATGCTGCACTCTTTAAGAAGCATATaccatctttgtcttcattcgcGTTGCGCGGAAGGGTTAGAACTGCCGCAtcgtccatttttaagtagttcaaaaaacGAGAAGTTTTGTGACAAACGAACAAGTGAAAAGTGgtatgtttttcaacatttaaaaaaaaaattctattccatttgaaaatcttctcaaaatagtgtcattaataatgtgtctttcagtcagtaattcatcagttgaaagatTTTCTATACAATGAagtcaatctggactgatgaaaagtcaagaatgaaagttgaaacagttaaagttttgttacaagtgaaaacaaactttcatttcttatGTGaggaacttagtgtgaagctgtatggaaatgaacagatcgttaaaaaaatacattcttcagacaattacttgtaaaatgtgtgtgttacaGTTCAGTGTGTGCAACATTATGTGAAAGAtttccatgcatgcgtcagtatTGAAATTGAATTCCTAGTGGTATAATCATATTTAGCAGTTAAGGGTGTCTATACATTTAATTCAAAAAGTTAAGGTACTCTATAAATTTAGTGTGCAACGTTCTATCATTATCTCTACTGTTATATGTATTGTCTGTaacatttcaacggagagtgactaGACAAGTATttgtggtttttgttgaaaatgccCATGTCTCCtactggaccataaaaaatctggtcagcctacaaGAAACACAAAATTACCTAACGCACCATCATCTTTTTTATAAAGCCTTCAACATAGAGTCACTGTGTATCTAACTTGTGTTAAATGTGACCAAACACTGAGCGTTACTTGTGATATTAATTTGACGGAAAAATGTTTGTCTCCCGTAGCCTGAAACTTCTGCCGAGCTTGCCGACGGAAACGGTGCCGACCCCAGCGTAGCCGACAGAGAGCGTGACGGTCAGAGCAGCGGCGTGTACCACATTCTTCTCCCCGACGGCCGTCTCCAGCGCATCACGTTCAGTGCCCAACCCAACCAGCCCAACGGCGCTCTGCAGGCCTACGGAGCTCCCTCCCAGGGAGTGAGCGCGGGATACGTGGCCCAGGTCCAGTACCAGGACGTGGAGCCCATCCGCTCCCCGATCTACACCTTCAGCGCCCCCCTTGTCAGAATATTCAAGTAAAGGGACATTACTACAGTTCGCGAACAGATAGGTCGTCATAGACACTAAAGGAATTGTCGGAAAAGGctgaatctttaaaaaaattcaagttattattatttttttcaattcctgATTTTGTATAGAATTTAACTGTTCAGTATGAATAATAGATTTTCATTGCTTAGGCCTACGTTAATATTTGACCCTTCGTTATGGTCAgatataaacgttaaaaaaaactctcggacaattctctacaatctcgGCATAACTGGAAACAATTTTCACGAATTAATTTAGATCGCTATATCAAAATGTTCaattcatgaaattaaattcaaagaCAGTATATATGAATCGGGGATtgtagaaacagcacatgtcaatacGCCACACATAGTGACATGtcctgtttctgcaatccctgattcatatATTATCAAATTCCACATTCTTGGAATAATAAACAGCGGCTATTTCTTAATTACCTTAAACAAtagtttgtgttaaatttagacCAATTTATACTACATCTCCTTAATGTGACGTCTTGAGAAGCGATTGCAATTCCAATATACTGTAGTCTTCCAGCCACAAGATCTCTACCGAACTAGGGGCGAGGCGTGACGTCATACTACATAAACCACAATTTAATCGAAAGAAATTACCTACAACACAAAAAAACTAAAGAATGTAACCTACGCGATATATCTCCTGTATCAGTTTGGATACAATAGACAGGCTTGCGTTTCCGCTACCCAATCCCAATGCTAGAATACACCTGCAACCGGAAAGATCCTCTCGCATCACTCTACCAGACATGGAATATTCTGTGGCTGGAGGACAGTACTTGAGTGTCATGACGACCAAAAACCCATTCGCGAGCTATCTAGACATTGATATTGACGACCACACGCAATTCCAAATTGGTTATTCGTTAAATTGCACTTTGTTACTCCACACACAACTCATTAACTTTTCGACATATTTttcatgtatgtacgtacgtaaatTTACGAATAATCTAATTAGCTCatgattttatttgcataaataaattaataaaatgtccaGATGAATGGAAAATATTTCCACGGTGAAAGACCCTTATATTTATTGccaaattgtgttatttaattaaatttaattactatGTGGTAATTTATTGTAGAAAACTCTAAAATTCATTTCACGTGAAATgtttaaatacaaagaaaaaaataatgcaaataattaaaattttcctGGGCGCTCAGAACTCCATCTACTTGTATATAAAGTGTAAAATACGATGTATATGTTGCTTTTCGTGATAAGTTTGTTGAACGatatatacatatactgtatattttctaAATGCAGGTTAGACTGTTACCTACAGTTTTTACTAACACAATTTCAAGAAACACGAAGTGTAAATTACCATTATAAATCATCCTGAACTTGTACTACATTATTCTCCCTGTCTAGTGTGTTTTATTATGTCCTCATTTCGTTATTCATACCCGACAGCAATAAagatttatgaaacaaaaaactTCTGCTTTAATTATTAGGTAATTTTTAATTCCAACGCCAAAACCTTCGCTGCTATTCCTTCGTAATCCTGTTACTGACTCCATTCGGATCGTAATGTTGCACTAATGATAACATAAGACAATACAACATAATGATAATTCAGTaactcatagttttctgcccaagggcagatctttactgcaaaatctttcctattttccgccttccactTAGTCCCCGCATACAACccataatgttgtctatcatctgatatattttctGCCCCTAACGcttctcccattcactattccttccagtgcatccttcagtacgcagtttcttcttagccaatggcccagccaatttctttttctcttcccgatcagtttcagcattattctttcttcatccgctatttctagcacagcttcatttctttttctgtctgtccacttcacacgctccattcttctccatacccacatttcaaatgcttctagtagtttctcttcatttcgcgtAATATACATATTTCTGCCATAATTTACAGGCTACAATACCACACCCACActaagaacttcactagtctcttccttagttctttctccagacgtccgcagaaaatgctcctttttctattaaaagctgccATTGCTATctctcttttgacttcctgacagcagctcatgttactatttactgtacatcccaagtatttgaagctgtccactagttccactgcctcatttcgaaacAGCATATTTATCTTCTTAACTTTTCtttccgataaccatgatcttcgtcttgtttgcatttatcttcatcccatactcctcacaagttgtcatttagcttcagtagcatatcctttagttagtattatctcctcttctgataacaatgccatatcatcagcaaatctcatgcactttatccttcttcc is a window of Periplaneta americana isolate PAMFEO1 chromosome 12, P.americana_PAMFEO1_priV1, whole genome shotgun sequence DNA encoding:
- the LOC138710856 gene encoding uncharacterized protein; this encodes MKVLSLVLLAVVFVSAKPEPEAPRFRYNSYGVPAEVEEAPYPPSGWRPSGRQFFLPARQSSYYAPPVAYGPPTTTEQPTEEPTTTEVPTTTEPETSAELADGNGADPSVADRERDGQSSGVYHILLPDGRLQRITFSAQPNQPNGALQAYGAPSQGVSAGYVAQVQYQDVEPIRSPIYTFSAPLVRIFK